One segment of Dolichospermum sp. DET69 DNA contains the following:
- a CDS encoding nucleoside monophosphate kinase — translation MRLIFLGVPGAGKSTQGAALSSQWQIPHISMDDICRQAIAKETSFGLKVKPYIERGDLVPDDFILDIIRQHFSHSSAQRGWILDGFPSNLSQVKLLDQLLLEIRAKGNTALSEQLYDQVFSFYVPIDVLVQRLLQRGHSDDNHEVIYRRIEVYQEHSNPLIQHYRQQGCLTVINGDRPVEIVTQFLQDSFSKSRLIGNKKTLNARKRLIKAGKQILSA, via the coding sequence ATGCGATTGATTTTCTTAGGAGTACCGGGTGCTGGCAAGAGTACCCAGGGGGCAGCACTGTCAAGCCAATGGCAAATTCCGCATATTTCCATGGATGATATATGCCGTCAGGCGATCGCTAAAGAGACTTCTTTCGGCTTAAAAGTCAAGCCGTATATAGAAAGAGGTGATTTAGTTCCAGATGATTTCATTCTTGATATCATCCGCCAACACTTCAGTCATTCCTCTGCCCAACGGGGTTGGATTCTGGATGGATTTCCTAGTAATTTATCCCAGGTGAAACTTCTTGATCAATTACTATTAGAAATCCGGGCTAAAGGCAACACTGCATTATCAGAACAGCTTTACGACCAAGTTTTTAGCTTTTATGTCCCAATTGATGTTTTGGTACAAAGGTTACTGCAACGAGGTCACTCAGACGATAATCATGAGGTTATTTATAGGCGAATAGAAGTCTATCAGGAGCATTCTAATCCCTTAATTCAGCATTATCGCCAACAAGGTTGTTTAACTGTGATTAATGGCGATCGCCCAGTCGAAATAGTAACTCAGTTTTTACAAGATTCTTTTTCTAAGTCTCGTTTAATAGGAAACAAAAAAACTTTAAATGCTAGGAAAAGATTAATCAAAGCAGGAAAACAGATTTTATCTGCATGA
- a CDS encoding recombinase family protein — translation MATEKSKDSYLWEKLDQARKAKAASGGYAGYGSPAFGQQSVNGELVENPSEQQIIELIRRHHKSGKSLPQIAAWLNQQGYTTKRGSQWQPVSVKRVLDRLYGKIQRISGMDED, via the coding sequence ATGGCAACTGAAAAATCAAAAGACTCTTACCTGTGGGAAAAGCTAGACCAAGCCAGGAAAGCGAAAGCTGCCAGTGGCGGCTATGCCGGCTATGGTTCACCTGCTTTTGGTCAACAGTCAGTTAATGGTGAACTAGTAGAGAATCCGTCTGAACAACAGATCATTGAATTAATTCGCCGTCACCACAAGTCAGGAAAATCACTTCCACAAATTGCCGCGTGGCTTAACCAGCAAGGATATACAACCAAGCGAGGCAGTCAGTGGCAACCTGTATCAGTTAAAAGGGTTTTAGACAGGCTGTATGGTAAAATACAAAGAATTTCCGGCATGGACGAAGACTGA
- a CDS encoding CBS domain-containing protein translates to MQIDDPLIGVPCLEEAIDRHPLVVAPHTSLINVVNLMNQTRGNSCLLPDFDLEIGFNSMQGTRSSCVLVMEETELLGIFTERDIVKFTAMGTDFTDVKIAEVMVNPVITLTEKAFQDVFAALFLFRRYRIRHLVIVNAEEQVVGIVSPESIRQILRPTNLLKMRRVSEVMTTQVIHAPPTASVLSLAQMMAENRVSCVVIVKTDSWNDVLSAFKPVGIVTERDIVQFQALGLNLAQIEAKTVMSTPLFLLSPEDSLWSAHQEMQQRRVQRLVVSWDWGAKLAIVTQTSLLRIFDPLEMYGVIETLQITVAQLETEKAKYFHSQTNSTELPLQPDLKQIQKQHIVVDENLDNLIATVQSRIEHLIKNPDLSRELQQMYLGLATTEMQKIRHCLHS, encoded by the coding sequence ATGCAAATTGATGACCCACTCATTGGCGTTCCCTGCTTAGAAGAGGCGATAGATAGGCATCCACTGGTTGTTGCGCCCCATACTTCCCTAATTAATGTTGTGAATTTAATGAATCAGACGCGAGGTAATAGTTGTTTATTACCTGATTTTGATTTAGAAATTGGCTTTAATTCCATGCAAGGCACGCGTTCAAGTTGTGTTTTAGTCATGGAAGAAACAGAACTATTGGGTATTTTTACAGAACGAGATATTGTCAAATTCACAGCAATGGGTACAGACTTTACTGATGTGAAAATAGCTGAAGTTATGGTAAATCCAGTCATAACCTTGACAGAAAAGGCATTTCAGGATGTATTTGCAGCATTATTTTTATTTCGACGATATCGCATTCGCCACTTGGTGATAGTCAATGCAGAGGAACAAGTAGTAGGAATCGTCTCCCCAGAAAGTATTAGACAAATTTTGCGCCCTACCAATTTACTGAAAATGCGGCGGGTGTCAGAAGTAATGACCACTCAGGTAATTCATGCACCACCTACAGCCTCCGTACTCAGTTTGGCGCAGATGATGGCGGAAAATCGAGTTAGTTGCGTGGTGATAGTAAAAACAGATTCCTGGAACGATGTCTTATCAGCTTTTAAACCAGTAGGAATTGTGACAGAAAGAGACATCGTCCAATTTCAAGCATTGGGATTAAATTTGGCTCAAATTGAGGCAAAAACAGTGATGAGTACACCCTTATTTTTGCTAAGTCCAGAAGATTCCCTCTGGTCTGCCCATCAAGAAATGCAGCAGCGACGAGTGCAGCGATTAGTTGTATCCTGGGATTGGGGAGCAAAGTTAGCTATCGTCACTCAAACCAGCTTGTTGCGAATATTTGATCCACTGGAGATGTATGGAGTCATAGAAACATTACAAATAACTGTAGCTCAATTAGAAACCGAGAAAGCTAAATATTTCCATAGCCAAACTAACTCCACCGAACTACCACTACAGCCAGACTTAAAGCAGATCCAGAAACAACATATAGTTGTTGACGAAAACTTAGATAACTTGATTGCTACTGTGCAAAGCCGGATAGAACATTTGATCAAAAACCCTGATTTATCCAGAGAATTACAGCAAATGTATTTAGGTTTAGCGACAACGGAGATGCAAAAAATCCGCCATTGTCTTCATAGCTAA
- a CDS encoding FAD-binding oxidoreductase: MSQTEEILSQLPGDVLGALRRTDTILTSLRTDNAPIPNGVKENSENLDSVKFDVIICGGTLGILIAAALAVRGVRVALLERGILRGREQEWNISRKELEVFRELELLTEQELEAAIVTKYNPARVSFQGGTEVWVEDVLNIGVNPIYLLETLKTRFLNAGGMLFENTPFSDAVVHPNGVIVNNQFTAKLLLDAMGNLSPISQQARQEKKPDALCLVVGSCAKGFPENNSGDLLLSFTPLENQCQYFWEAFPAKDGRTTYLFTYMDAEPQRLSLENLFDEYLRLLPKYQGVEINRLNFQRALFGFFPSYRQSPLQTPWHRILPVGDSSGNQSPLSFGGFGAMVRHLHRLTLGIEEALKTDQLSAQSLAILQPYQPSLSVTWLFQKAMSVGVNQKIDPNQINQLLSAVFAEMQQLGTPVLKPFLQDIVQVGALTQTLLKTGLSHPLLVAKIIPQVGLLSLLDWILHYINLCLYNGLFLVTPVIKLLINNLSIQQQYYWHRLIDKWQFGSGNDYSE, encoded by the coding sequence ATGTCACAAACTGAAGAAATTCTTTCCCAACTACCAGGCGATGTTTTAGGCGCTTTGCGTCGCACTGACACTATATTAACATCCCTGCGAACTGATAACGCACCCATACCCAACGGAGTTAAAGAAAATTCAGAGAATTTAGACTCTGTGAAATTTGATGTCATTATCTGTGGTGGAACTTTGGGAATTTTAATCGCTGCGGCTTTAGCTGTGCGGGGTGTGCGCGTAGCGTTGCTAGAAAGGGGAATTTTGCGAGGAAGAGAACAGGAATGGAATATTTCCCGGAAAGAGTTAGAAGTATTTCGGGAATTGGAATTGCTGACAGAACAGGAATTAGAAGCAGCTATCGTAACTAAATATAACCCCGCACGAGTCAGTTTTCAAGGTGGTACAGAAGTTTGGGTAGAAGACGTTTTAAATATTGGCGTTAATCCTATTTATTTACTCGAAACCTTAAAAACTCGCTTTCTTAATGCTGGGGGAATGTTATTTGAAAATACACCATTTAGTGATGCCGTAGTTCACCCAAATGGCGTGATAGTAAACAATCAATTTACAGCGAAATTGTTATTGGATGCCATGGGAAATCTTTCCCCAATTAGCCAACAAGCGCGTCAAGAAAAAAAACCAGATGCACTTTGTTTAGTTGTGGGAAGTTGTGCTAAAGGATTTCCGGAAAATAACTCAGGTGACTTATTGTTATCTTTCACGCCTTTGGAAAATCAATGTCAATATTTTTGGGAAGCTTTTCCAGCTAAAGATGGGAGAACCACTTATCTATTTACATATATGGATGCAGAACCACAACGCTTAAGCTTAGAAAATTTATTTGATGAATATTTACGCCTGTTACCAAAATATCAAGGTGTAGAAATTAATCGCCTAAATTTTCAAAGGGCGCTGTTTGGTTTCTTTCCCAGCTATCGTCAAAGTCCTCTGCAAACCCCTTGGCATCGAATTTTGCCAGTGGGAGATAGTAGCGGTAATCAATCACCTTTAAGCTTTGGCGGTTTTGGGGCTATGGTGCGTCATTTACACAGGTTAACCTTAGGAATTGAGGAGGCATTAAAAACTGATCAATTATCTGCCCAATCTTTGGCGATTCTCCAACCCTATCAACCGAGTTTAAGTGTAACTTGGTTATTTCAAAAAGCCATGAGTGTAGGTGTAAATCAAAAAATTGACCCAAATCAAATTAATCAATTACTCTCCGCTGTATTTGCCGAAATGCAGCAGTTAGGAACACCTGTGTTAAAACCTTTTTTACAAGATATCGTCCAGGTTGGGGCGTTGACACAAACTTTGTTAAAAACAGGTTTATCTCATCCTTTATTAGTTGCGAAGATTATTCCCCAAGTTGGTTTATTGAGTTTATTGGATTGGATATTACATTATATTAATTTATGCCTTTATAATGGTTTGTTTTTGGTAACTCCAGTGATTAAATTATTAATTAATAATTTATCTATTCAACAACAATATTACTGGCATCGGTTAATAGATAAATGGCAATTTGGTTCTGGCAATGATTATTCTGAATAA